One window of Phycisphaerae bacterium genomic DNA carries:
- a CDS encoding Gldg family protein: MAVNGTMDAPRRRLVFGVNVFVQALLAIVVVVALLWIAGRFNVQADLTGSGRNSLSSRTVNLLKGLKEDVRITAVFAEPDKRDEIGQKRRRAMRDLLDLYEQAGGARVTTQMIDPSLEKAATDRMLQHLLELPAYKDEARPHQEALTKSAELTEKIKALVDSDAKQLDTLVGGDAQLARNRNLAIIRMNLQQTARDAQDTQEKIQDLTHGEIPRFGQAVKALRDYVKNAELLLRDAAAWMTGDGLSSPGITPDLRTFFQDANTRYEPLLAEMRTLQEQTENLKDVKVEELYNNLTRWRQGPPVLVENTREARVIPFWDLWTAPSDPGAPVGPDGDDRVFAGESAISSAVLQLTQTEKTAVVFTRFGGEPLLRPDFSRMNPMMMQQMPRAPYQECNALLEKANFVTQEWDVATQKTPPVVENAARTIYVVLPPEPPPQQDPRRPSPEGTMTPADRKIVLDAVEASGLAIFLTGWMPPPSPMPGAVGAYEYADYLKSTWGIDVLYGGLTLRFVQHPDKKGEWVPAGRQPQLLSTDDVVRLSDHQISAPLKADRAAFVLAAPLRLTPADSRPAGLTLDVLAEVRKTVDVWACADLNSIEEQLKRKQGVQPGPGDVPTPFPIAVAASRAPAAPSSAPTSQPAVQRVVVFSSEHFASDALAQASGLQQRGNALIVGPLYPANSDLFINALHWLAGDADRIAVGPRSGELPRLKDLDEAWAARLPWLLVGVWPGVALLVGLGVWLIRRR, translated from the coding sequence ATGGCGGTAAACGGCACCATGGATGCTCCCCGGCGCCGGCTCGTCTTCGGCGTCAACGTGTTTGTGCAGGCGCTGTTGGCGATTGTGGTCGTGGTGGCGCTGCTCTGGATCGCGGGCCGCTTCAACGTGCAGGCCGACCTCACCGGTAGCGGCCGCAACAGCCTCAGCTCGCGCACCGTGAACCTGCTGAAAGGGCTGAAGGAGGACGTCCGCATCACGGCGGTGTTCGCCGAGCCCGACAAGCGCGACGAAATCGGCCAGAAGCGGCGCCGGGCCATGCGTGACCTGCTCGACCTCTACGAGCAGGCCGGCGGGGCGCGGGTTACCACGCAGATGATCGACCCGTCGCTGGAGAAGGCGGCCACCGACCGCATGCTCCAGCACCTGCTCGAGCTGCCGGCTTACAAGGACGAGGCCCGCCCGCACCAGGAGGCCCTGACCAAGTCCGCCGAGCTGACGGAGAAGATCAAGGCCCTCGTTGACAGCGACGCCAAGCAGCTCGACACGCTGGTGGGCGGCGACGCGCAGCTTGCGCGCAACCGCAACCTGGCCATCATCCGCATGAACCTCCAGCAGACGGCCCGCGACGCACAGGATACGCAGGAGAAGATCCAGGACCTCACGCACGGCGAGATCCCGCGCTTCGGCCAGGCGGTCAAGGCGCTGCGCGACTACGTCAAGAACGCTGAGCTGCTGCTGCGCGACGCCGCGGCCTGGATGACCGGCGACGGCCTGTCCAGCCCGGGCATCACGCCGGACTTGCGGACGTTCTTCCAGGACGCGAACACGCGCTACGAGCCGCTGCTCGCCGAGATGCGCACGCTGCAGGAGCAGACCGAGAACCTGAAGGACGTGAAGGTCGAGGAGCTGTACAACAACCTGACCCGCTGGCGGCAGGGGCCCCCGGTGCTGGTCGAGAACACGCGCGAGGCGCGGGTGATCCCGTTCTGGGATCTGTGGACGGCGCCGAGTGACCCCGGCGCGCCCGTCGGGCCCGACGGCGACGACCGGGTCTTCGCAGGCGAGTCGGCGATCTCGTCCGCGGTTCTCCAGCTCACGCAGACCGAGAAGACGGCGGTGGTGTTCACGCGGTTCGGTGGCGAGCCGCTGCTGCGCCCGGATTTCAGCCGGATGAATCCGATGATGATGCAGCAGATGCCGCGGGCGCCGTACCAGGAGTGCAACGCGCTGCTGGAAAAGGCGAATTTCGTCACGCAGGAATGGGACGTCGCCACGCAGAAGACCCCCCCAGTTGTGGAGAACGCGGCCCGCACCATCTACGTCGTGCTGCCGCCCGAGCCGCCGCCCCAGCAGGATCCGCGGCGGCCGTCGCCCGAAGGAACGATGACGCCCGCGGACCGGAAGATCGTGCTGGACGCGGTGGAGGCGTCGGGCCTGGCGATCTTCCTGACCGGCTGGATGCCGCCGCCCTCGCCGATGCCCGGCGCGGTCGGGGCTTACGAATACGCGGACTACCTGAAGTCGACTTGGGGAATCGACGTGCTGTACGGCGGTCTGACGCTGCGGTTTGTCCAGCATCCGGACAAGAAGGGCGAATGGGTGCCCGCGGGGCGGCAGCCGCAGTTGCTCAGCACGGATGACGTGGTACGGCTCAGTGACCACCAGATATCCGCGCCGCTGAAGGCAGACCGGGCGGCGTTCGTGCTGGCGGCGCCCCTGCGTTTGACCCCGGCCGACAGTCGACCGGCGGGCTTGACGCTCGACGTGCTCGCCGAGGTGCGCAAGACGGTGGACGTGTGGGCATGTGCGGACCTGAATTCGATCGAGGAGCAGTTGAAGCGCAAGCAGGGCGTGCAGCCCGGCCCGGGTGACGTGCCGACGCCGTTCCCCATTGCCGTCGCGGCGAGCCGCGCGCCGGCGGCCCCGTCGTCCGCGCCGACCTCGCAACCCGCGGTGCAGCGGGTGGTCGTGTTCAGCAGCGAGCATTTTGCCAGCGATGCGCTCGCGCAGGCGTCGGGCTTGCAGCAGCGCGGCAACGCGCTGATCGTTGGGCCCCTGTATCCGGCTAACAGCGACCTGTTCATCAACGCGCTGCACTGGCTGGCGGGTGATGCAGACCGGATCGCGGTGGGGCCGCGCAGCGGCGAGCTGCCGCGACTGAAGGACCTGGACGAGGCCTGGGCCGCGCGCCTGCCGTGGCTGCTGGTCGGCGTCTGGCCGGGCGTGGCACTGCTCGTCGGGCTCGGGGTGTGGCTGATTCGGCGGAGGTAA
- a CDS encoding DUF4340 domain-containing protein, translating into MSFKTTVLLVALLVIVVAVWLFFPSAERRDGDSAPPPPTTDELKSVFASPPQDDQLVRVALERAGKPRLVFERVATDTAGPGPGEWRMTEPLAVPADSSKLLGLVRTVANLQARSIARPGAASTLTAKDAGLEPPTATVTLTDKDGKTYTLEVGQKVVMSSDTYVRVGGEQDIRVAARDLRPQVDKEPRDFRLQQLIRFKPDEATHVQVEHAGQTYQFSRGADNQWVIDQPLRAQAESAKLREKLLTPLSTLQAADYVDESPATQAVYGFDEPFMTVTVTIEQKRPKPAPATQPDGDAQPEPEVITQTQRLVIGGAADLKSERRYVQTDAGPWVAIVAQTNIANLVPKLSELRDPRITRVKATDITQLELTTGETTTVLKKENGVWQGTGDLATVDPEAVNDVLTAFAELAAINYVDDPQELGQYGLATPRAVLTASVAGAVAPITVRVGSESASGRNAYVQREGEPGVMVITEAVAARLAVTPLTLRSRAVFSFPPEQVQSVAVTRGPGRTALTRAAGVWQLTEPADAPLDAGNVQNLVNDLSRLRAKRVVSRGDAAKYGLEEPGVTIQFALAAAPADSQPSSAPAEALEEHVLRVALQDKVAYACKDDDPFVFELDETVYRVLTAELIDPRLFTFKPEDIVGVKVVATGGTLELAKVGDVWKYAPDPYVELNQKKVQDFAKELTQMRAETYTAYRDGDLAAAGLVDAPATVTIRLADGGETVIKMAQPRPGELPRLAALVAEQRIFLMRPADCEKLLRGLDEYVKSDKPETPETPAPPGMPGQPGMPGPAGRPVLPQ; encoded by the coding sequence ATGAGTTTCAAGACCACCGTACTGCTCGTGGCACTGCTCGTGATCGTCGTGGCGGTCTGGCTGTTCTTCCCGAGCGCGGAGCGGCGGGACGGCGACAGCGCGCCGCCGCCGCCGACCACCGACGAGTTGAAGTCCGTCTTCGCGTCGCCGCCGCAGGATGACCAACTGGTGCGCGTCGCGCTGGAACGGGCCGGCAAGCCGCGCCTGGTCTTCGAACGCGTCGCGACGGACACGGCCGGGCCGGGTCCGGGCGAGTGGCGGATGACCGAGCCGCTCGCGGTGCCGGCGGACAGCAGCAAGCTCCTCGGCCTGGTGCGCACGGTCGCGAATCTGCAGGCCCGCTCGATCGCGCGGCCGGGGGCCGCGAGCACGCTGACGGCGAAGGACGCCGGGCTCGAGCCGCCGACCGCCACCGTCACGTTGACGGACAAGGACGGCAAGACCTACACGCTGGAGGTCGGCCAGAAAGTCGTGATGTCCAGCGACACGTACGTGCGGGTCGGCGGCGAGCAGGACATTCGCGTGGCGGCGCGCGACCTGCGCCCGCAGGTCGACAAGGAGCCGCGCGACTTTCGCTTGCAGCAGCTCATCCGCTTCAAGCCGGACGAGGCCACGCACGTGCAGGTTGAACACGCCGGCCAGACGTACCAGTTCTCGCGCGGCGCGGACAACCAGTGGGTCATTGACCAGCCGCTGCGGGCGCAGGCTGAAAGCGCAAAGCTGCGCGAGAAGCTGCTCACGCCGCTGAGCACGCTGCAGGCAGCAGATTACGTGGACGAGTCGCCGGCCACGCAGGCGGTCTACGGCTTCGACGAGCCGTTCATGACCGTGACCGTCACGATCGAGCAGAAGCGCCCGAAGCCCGCCCCGGCCACGCAGCCGGACGGGGACGCGCAACCGGAGCCGGAGGTCATCACCCAGACGCAGCGGCTCGTGATCGGCGGCGCCGCGGACCTGAAGTCGGAGCGTCGCTACGTGCAGACCGATGCCGGCCCGTGGGTCGCGATCGTCGCTCAGACCAACATCGCGAACCTCGTCCCGAAGCTCAGCGAGCTGCGCGACCCGCGCATCACACGTGTCAAGGCGACGGACATCACACAGCTCGAGCTGACCACCGGCGAAACGACGACCGTGCTCAAGAAGGAGAACGGCGTCTGGCAGGGCACCGGCGATCTCGCCACCGTGGACCCCGAAGCGGTCAACGACGTGCTGACGGCGTTCGCCGAGCTGGCGGCCATCAACTATGTCGATGACCCGCAGGAACTCGGGCAGTACGGGCTGGCGACGCCGCGCGCCGTGCTGACGGCGAGCGTCGCCGGCGCGGTGGCGCCGATCACGGTGCGGGTCGGCAGTGAGTCCGCCAGCGGGCGCAACGCGTACGTGCAGCGCGAGGGCGAGCCGGGCGTGATGGTCATCACCGAGGCGGTCGCGGCGCGGCTGGCGGTGACGCCGCTGACGCTGCGCTCCCGCGCGGTCTTCTCGTTCCCACCGGAGCAGGTGCAGTCGGTCGCGGTTACGCGCGGGCCGGGACGCACGGCGCTGACGCGGGCCGCCGGGGTGTGGCAACTGACCGAGCCGGCGGATGCGCCGCTGGACGCCGGCAACGTGCAGAACCTGGTCAATGACCTGTCGCGGTTGCGGGCGAAGCGCGTCGTCAGCCGTGGCGATGCGGCTAAGTACGGGCTGGAAGAACCGGGGGTCACGATCCAGTTCGCGCTGGCCGCGGCGCCGGCCGACAGCCAGCCGAGCTCCGCGCCAGCCGAGGCGCTGGAGGAGCACGTGCTGCGCGTCGCGCTGCAGGACAAGGTCGCGTACGCGTGCAAGGATGACGACCCGTTCGTCTTCGAGCTGGACGAGACGGTGTACCGCGTGCTGACGGCGGAGCTGATTGACCCGCGGCTCTTCACGTTCAAGCCGGAGGATATCGTCGGCGTGAAGGTCGTCGCGACCGGCGGTACGCTCGAGCTCGCCAAGGTCGGCGACGTGTGGAAGTACGCGCCCGACCCGTACGTCGAGTTGAACCAGAAGAAGGTGCAGGACTTCGCCAAAGAGCTGACGCAGATGCGGGCGGAGACGTACACCGCGTATCGCGACGGCGATCTGGCCGCCGCGGGGCTCGTCGACGCGCCGGCGACGGTGACCATCCGGCTGGCCGATGGCGGCGAGACGGTCATCAAGATGGCGCAGCCGCGGCCGGGCGAGTTGCCGCGCTTGGCGGCCCTGGTCGCCGAGCAGCGCATATTCCTCATGCGGCCGGCGGACTGCGAGAAGCTGCTGCGCGGGCTGGATGAGTACGTGAAGAGCGACAAGCCCGAGACGCCGGAGACGCCGGCACCGCCGGGAATGCCGGGCCAGCCAGGGATGCCCGGGCCGGCCGGCCGGCCGGTGTTGCCGCAGTAA
- the gatB gene encoding Asp-tRNA(Asn)/Glu-tRNA(Gln) amidotransferase subunit GatB, translated as MLTIHGIAVEPIIGLEIHVQLATRTKMFCRCPLEFGAPPNSRVCPVCLGLPGALPVINRLAVELGVRTALALHCTVAGTTKWDRKSYYYPDLPKNYQISQYDLPIATGGRFEFPFDGRFSRVRIHRAHLEEDAGKNVHDFPGFTGVDLNRAGTPLLEIVTEPDLHSADEAREFAIQLQRLVHYLGVSTADMQKGQMRFEPNINLRILQHGQEHITPIVEVKNLNSFRSLHGAIAYEIQRQVELWQQTGQTAASGNKSNRGWDDVREITVPQREKEEAHDYRYFPDPDLVPVTLDAAWVAALQEHMPELPVPRTARFVHAYRLSERDAPALVDDRATADLLDHAAEAGGDRVTLAKHFLGFWSMHAHARNTTIAGLGISPGRLAELANLVADGQVNATAAAQIAEAMLTTHDRPAQLAERLGVLQSRDTDQIARWVAEAFAANTQAVQDAIANPRKLKAARGFLTGQVMKRSGGQADPKIVGELIEAELAKIATRSTGADSAPGK; from the coding sequence ATGCTCACCATCCACGGCATCGCGGTCGAGCCCATCATCGGGCTGGAAATCCACGTCCAACTCGCGACGCGGACCAAGATGTTCTGCCGGTGCCCGCTCGAATTCGGCGCCCCGCCCAATTCCCGCGTCTGCCCGGTCTGCCTGGGCCTGCCCGGCGCCCTGCCCGTCATCAACCGCCTGGCCGTCGAACTCGGCGTCCGCACCGCCCTGGCCCTCCATTGCACGGTGGCGGGCACCACGAAATGGGACCGAAAGAGCTACTACTACCCCGATCTGCCCAAGAACTACCAGATCTCCCAGTATGACCTCCCCATCGCCACCGGCGGCCGCTTCGAGTTCCCCTTCGACGGCCGCTTCTCCCGCGTACGCATCCACCGTGCCCACCTCGAAGAGGACGCCGGCAAGAACGTCCACGACTTCCCTGGCTTCACCGGCGTCGACCTCAACCGCGCCGGCACGCCACTGCTCGAGATCGTGACCGAGCCGGATCTGCACTCCGCCGACGAGGCCCGCGAATTCGCCATCCAGCTCCAGCGCCTCGTGCACTACCTCGGCGTGAGCACGGCCGACATGCAGAAGGGCCAGATGCGCTTCGAGCCCAACATCAACCTCCGCATCCTCCAGCATGGCCAGGAGCACATCACCCCCATCGTCGAGGTGAAGAACCTCAACTCGTTCCGCTCCCTCCACGGGGCAATCGCCTACGAGATCCAGCGCCAGGTCGAGCTCTGGCAGCAGACCGGCCAGACCGCCGCCAGCGGCAACAAGTCCAACCGCGGCTGGGACGACGTCCGCGAGATCACCGTGCCGCAACGGGAGAAGGAAGAGGCGCACGACTATCGCTACTTCCCCGACCCCGATCTGGTGCCGGTCACGCTCGACGCCGCCTGGGTCGCGGCGCTGCAGGAGCACATGCCCGAGCTCCCCGTCCCGCGCACCGCCCGCTTCGTTCACGCGTACCGCCTCTCCGAAAGGGACGCCCCCGCGCTGGTCGACGACCGCGCTACGGCTGACTTGCTCGATCACGCCGCGGAAGCCGGCGGCGACCGCGTCACGCTCGCGAAACACTTCCTCGGCTTCTGGTCCATGCACGCCCACGCCCGCAACACCACCATCGCCGGGCTGGGCATCTCCCCCGGCCGCCTTGCCGAACTGGCCAACCTCGTCGCCGACGGCCAGGTCAACGCCACGGCCGCCGCCCAGATCGCAGAGGCCATGCTCACGACCCACGACCGCCCGGCCCAGCTCGCCGAGCGCCTCGGCGTGTTGCAGAGTCGCGACACGGACCAGATTGCCCGCTGGGTGGCTGAGGCGTTTGCCGCCAATACGCAAGCCGTTCAGGACGCCATCGCCAACCCGCGTAAGCTCAAGGCCGCCCGCGGCTTCCTCACCGGCCAGGTCATGAAGCGCTCCGGCGGCCAGGCCGATCCTAAGATCGTTGGCGAGCTGATCGAGGCCGAATTAGCGAAGATCGCGACCCGGTCGACAGGAGCAGACAGCGCCCCGGGCAAGTAA
- a CDS encoding NAD-binding protein, with the protein MHTAPQAHLRLPVLRGHPVRTRLWREWCFFRVAIRSFRINFLVLALLLLVGGGLFRVLEPEKQHTLGRAIYYTWSLIFAQPPEDFPSALILQAMFFIVPVIGLLVILEGLVDFALVLRDRERHERSWCKVMAASLSDHIILVGLGKLGCRIFRLLRQLGRPVVVIERNAANQFLEEIRRDGAPLFIGDARREAFLEDAHAACASSIILATNDDLANLEVALDARRLNPNIRVVMRMFDQNMADKIRAGFNIQTAMSQSALSAPAFVTAALEGAIVSSLLVNDELVLTQRWQVGDDSPLCGQTVGAVMSRYGVGITERRPRDGQPRILPPPDTQLAAGDELLVQGTLVALERLDSRHLGLAAVTAREPQRPAP; encoded by the coding sequence ATGCACACCGCCCCGCAAGCGCATCTCAGGTTGCCCGTGCTGCGCGGCCACCCAGTCCGCACACGGCTGTGGCGCGAGTGGTGCTTCTTCCGTGTCGCCATCCGCAGCTTCCGGATCAACTTTCTGGTGCTGGCGCTCCTGCTGCTCGTCGGCGGTGGGCTGTTTCGCGTGCTCGAGCCCGAGAAGCAGCACACGCTCGGCCGCGCGATCTACTATACCTGGTCGCTGATTTTCGCCCAGCCGCCGGAGGATTTCCCCAGCGCGCTGATCCTCCAGGCCATGTTCTTCATCGTCCCGGTCATCGGCCTGCTCGTCATTCTCGAAGGTCTCGTCGATTTCGCCCTCGTGCTGCGCGACCGGGAGCGCCACGAACGAAGCTGGTGCAAAGTCATGGCTGCCTCACTCTCCGATCACATCATCCTCGTCGGCCTCGGCAAGCTCGGCTGTCGCATCTTCCGCCTGCTGCGCCAGCTCGGCCGCCCCGTGGTCGTCATCGAGCGCAACGCCGCCAACCAGTTCCTGGAAGAGATTCGCCGCGACGGGGCGCCGCTGTTCATCGGCGACGCGCGCCGCGAGGCGTTCCTCGAAGACGCCCACGCCGCCTGCGCCAGCAGCATCATCCTCGCCACCAACGACGACCTCGCGAACCTCGAGGTCGCGCTCGACGCCCGTCGGCTGAACCCGAACATCCGCGTCGTCATGCGCATGTTCGATCAGAACATGGCCGACAAGATCCGCGCCGGCTTCAACATCCAAACCGCGATGTCGCAGTCGGCGCTGTCCGCGCCGGCCTTCGTCACCGCGGCTCTCGAAGGCGCCATCGTCAGCAGCCTGCTGGTCAACGATGAGCTCGTGCTCACCCAGCGCTGGCAGGTCGGCGACGACAGCCCGCTCTGCGGCCAGACCGTGGGGGCCGTGATGTCCCGCTACGGCGTCGGCATCACGGAGCGCCGCCCGCGCGACGGCCAGCCGCGCATCCTGCCGCCGCCGGACACACAACTCGCGGCCGGCGACGAGCTGCTCGTGCAAGGCACGCTGGTGGCGCTGGAACGCCTGGACAGCCGGCATCTCGGCCTTGCCGCGGTCACCGCCCGCGAGCCGCAGCGCCCCGCGCCGTAA
- the acs gene encoding acetate--CoA ligase gives MPQEVMTDSGANERVFNPPAEFAKRAHIKSLDEYRKMYERSIKDPEGFWGEVANGFHWQQKWSKVREYDWKDKITIKWFVGGKTNITYNCLDRHLEKRGNQVALIWEGNEPTEDAKLTYRELHAEVCKFANVLKKYGIKKGDRVSIYMPMVKELAIAMLACARIGAIHSIVFGGFSPDSLADRIVDSTCQFLVTTDGVMRGAKAVTLKANADQAMDLAAKQGVNVKTCIVYRRVGDKVQTAMKPGRDHWWHDVMKDASPQCDVEWMDAEDPLFILYTSGSTGKPKGVLHTIGGYMVFTAVTHKYIFDYHDGDIFWCTADIGWVTGHSYIVYGPLCNGATSLMFEGIPTYPNAGRFWDVVDKYKVNQFYTAPTAIRALMREGEKWVDGHDLSSLRLLGSVGEPINPEAWMWYHRHVGRERCPIVDTWWQTETGGILITPLPGAIPTKPGSATLPFFGVKPAIIDEMGKIIEGATSGALFIAEPWPGIMRTVYGQHERFKETYFTRVPGYYFTGDGCRRDEDGYYWITGRIDDVINVSGHRMGTAEVESALVSHPAVAEAAVVGYPHEIKGQGIYAYVTLKVGQEYTDALRKELVNHVRKEIGPIAAPDVIHWAPGLPKTRSGKIMRRILRKIAEGQADQIGDTTTLADPSVVQHLIENK, from the coding sequence ATGCCCCAGGAAGTCATGACGGACTCCGGCGCCAATGAGCGCGTCTTCAATCCGCCGGCCGAGTTTGCCAAGCGGGCGCACATCAAGTCGCTGGATGAGTACAGGAAGATGTACGAGCGCTCCATCAAGGATCCAGAGGGTTTCTGGGGCGAGGTGGCGAACGGGTTCCATTGGCAGCAGAAGTGGAGCAAGGTTCGCGAGTACGACTGGAAGGACAAGATCACCATCAAGTGGTTCGTGGGCGGGAAGACGAACATCACCTACAACTGCCTGGACCGGCACCTGGAGAAGCGCGGCAACCAGGTGGCGTTGATCTGGGAAGGCAATGAGCCGACCGAGGACGCGAAGCTGACCTATCGCGAACTGCACGCCGAGGTGTGCAAGTTCGCGAACGTGCTGAAGAAGTACGGCATCAAGAAAGGCGATCGGGTCTCGATCTACATGCCAATGGTCAAGGAGCTGGCGATCGCGATGCTGGCCTGCGCGCGGATCGGCGCGATCCACTCGATCGTGTTCGGTGGGTTCAGCCCGGATTCGCTGGCGGACCGCATCGTGGACTCGACCTGCCAGTTCCTGGTGACGACGGATGGCGTGATGCGCGGGGCGAAAGCGGTTACGCTGAAAGCGAACGCAGACCAGGCGATGGACTTGGCGGCGAAGCAGGGGGTGAACGTCAAGACCTGCATCGTCTACCGGCGCGTCGGCGACAAGGTGCAGACGGCCATGAAGCCAGGCCGCGACCACTGGTGGCATGACGTCATGAAGGACGCGTCGCCGCAGTGCGATGTTGAGTGGATGGACGCGGAGGATCCGCTGTTCATCCTGTACACGTCCGGCTCGACGGGCAAGCCGAAGGGCGTGCTCCACACGATCGGCGGGTACATGGTCTTCACCGCGGTCACGCACAAGTACATCTTCGACTATCATGACGGGGACATTTTCTGGTGCACGGCGGACATCGGCTGGGTAACCGGGCACTCGTACATCGTGTATGGGCCGCTGTGCAACGGGGCGACCTCACTGATGTTCGAGGGCATTCCGACGTACCCGAACGCAGGCCGGTTCTGGGACGTGGTCGACAAGTACAAGGTCAACCAGTTCTATACCGCGCCGACGGCGATCCGGGCGCTGATGCGCGAGGGCGAGAAGTGGGTCGACGGGCACGATCTGTCGAGCCTGCGGCTGCTGGGCTCGGTCGGCGAGCCGATCAACCCCGAGGCCTGGATGTGGTATCACCGCCACGTCGGCCGCGAGCGCTGCCCGATCGTCGATACGTGGTGGCAGACCGAGACGGGCGGCATCCTGATCACGCCGCTGCCCGGCGCGATTCCGACGAAGCCCGGCTCGGCGACGCTGCCGTTCTTCGGCGTGAAGCCGGCGATCATCGACGAGATGGGCAAGATCATCGAGGGCGCGACGTCGGGCGCGCTGTTCATCGCCGAGCCGTGGCCGGGGATCATGCGGACGGTCTACGGGCAGCACGAGCGCTTCAAGGAGACGTATTTCACGCGCGTGCCGGGCTACTACTTCACGGGCGACGGCTGCCGGCGCGACGAGGACGGGTACTACTGGATCACCGGCCGCATCGACGACGTGATCAACGTATCCGGCCACCGCATGGGGACGGCGGAGGTCGAGAGTGCGCTCGTGTCGCACCCGGCGGTCGCCGAGGCCGCGGTCGTCGGCTACCCGCACGAGATCAAGGGGCAGGGCATTTATGCCTACGTGACGCTCAAGGTTGGCCAGGAGTACACCGACGCGCTCCGCAAGGAGCTGGTCAATCACGTGCGCAAGGAGATCGGCCCCATTGCGGCGCCGGATGTGATCCACTGGGCGCCGGGCCTGCCGAAGACGCGCAGCGGCAAGATCATGCGGCGCATCCTGCGGAAGATCGCCGAAGGCCAGGCGGACCAGATTGGTGACACCACGACGCTGGCGGATCCGAGCGTGGTGCAGCACCTGATCGAAAACAAGTAG
- a CDS encoding OFA family MFS transporter, with the protein MSSPTVASGPQLDDPAATAVTAPAQRGWVVTLAGTGINLALGILYTWSVISKGVPAEWGWSEAAKSLPYAVACLTFSLVMVPAGRMQDRIGPRVVATIGGLLVGAGMILASFTTSALGYIVGFGLLAGAGIGCGYAAATPPAVKWFPAKKTGLIAGIVVSGFGLASVYAAPLASYLTEAYGLPRTMMILAIGFLVLVVLLAQLLAPPPKGYVPPGTPPAQPGAAAMKREDLTPSEMLATWQFYVLWFMYACGAGAGLMIISKVKMIASTQAGLSLSLATMLVSVLAIGNGAGRIVAGTLSDRLGRKTTMFICFVLQAITILLLSRAQSGSALATLPVMCVLAALVGANYGANLSLFPSVSKDFYGLKNFGVNYGLVFTAWGLGGFVLSLLAGNVYDRTHSFSFAYYCSAGLLIAAALVTFVVRPPHRKAAAATE; encoded by the coding sequence ATGAGCAGTCCCACCGTTGCCTCTGGTCCGCAGCTCGACGATCCGGCCGCCACGGCGGTCACGGCCCCCGCGCAGCGGGGCTGGGTTGTGACGTTGGCCGGGACCGGCATCAACCTGGCCCTCGGCATCCTTTACACCTGGAGCGTCATCAGCAAGGGCGTGCCCGCGGAGTGGGGCTGGTCGGAAGCGGCCAAGTCGCTGCCGTACGCCGTGGCGTGCCTGACGTTCAGCCTCGTCATGGTCCCGGCCGGGCGGATGCAGGATCGCATCGGGCCGCGCGTGGTCGCGACGATCGGCGGATTGCTGGTCGGCGCGGGCATGATTCTGGCCAGCTTCACCACCTCGGCGCTGGGCTACATCGTCGGCTTCGGCCTGCTCGCCGGCGCGGGCATTGGCTGTGGCTATGCGGCCGCGACTCCGCCAGCGGTGAAGTGGTTTCCGGCGAAGAAGACCGGGCTCATTGCCGGGATCGTGGTCTCCGGCTTTGGCCTGGCGAGTGTCTATGCGGCGCCGCTGGCCAGTTACCTGACGGAAGCCTACGGCCTGCCGCGCACGATGATGATCCTGGCGATCGGGTTCCTTGTGCTGGTTGTGCTGCTGGCGCAACTGCTGGCCCCGCCGCCGAAGGGGTACGTGCCGCCCGGTACGCCGCCGGCGCAGCCCGGGGCCGCGGCGATGAAGCGAGAAGACCTGACGCCGTCCGAGATGCTGGCGACGTGGCAGTTCTACGTGTTGTGGTTCATGTACGCGTGCGGGGCCGGGGCCGGGCTCATGATCATCTCGAAAGTGAAGATGATCGCGTCGACGCAGGCCGGGCTGTCGCTCTCACTGGCGACCATGCTGGTCTCGGTGCTGGCGATCGGCAACGGGGCGGGGCGCATCGTGGCGGGGACGCTGTCGGACCGGCTGGGCCGCAAGACGACGATGTTCATCTGTTTCGTGCTGCAGGCGATCACGATCCTGCTGCTGTCCCGCGCGCAGAGCGGCAGCGCCCTGGCCACGCTGCCGGTGATGTGTGTGCTCGCGGCGCTCGTCGGCGCGAACTACGGCGCGAACCTGTCCCTGTTCCCGTCGGTGTCCAAGGACTTCTACGGACTGAAGAACTTCGGCGTGAATTATGGCCTGGTGTTCACGGCGTGGGGTCTCGGCGGCTTCGTACTCTCGCTGCTGGCGGGCAACGTCTACGACCGCACGCACTCGTTCAGCTTCGCGTACTACTGCTCGGCCGGTCTGCTGATCGCGGCGGCGCTGGTCACGTTCGTGGTCCGGCCGCCGCACCGCAAAGCCGCGGCAGCGACGGAGTAA